The Rhodococcus triatomae genome includes a window with the following:
- a CDS encoding tyrosine-protein phosphatase: MTVPLTSVPNLRDIGGYRSAEGGRVRHGVLYRSTDLSRLTEPDEQEFARLRIATVYDLRTVDERTAAPDRLPAGTRALDLDVLADKRLRAIPAQMLAVIADPSIADRELGGGRAEEYFVGSYRDFVTLPSAVSAYRALFGDLAALPDDGPALVHCTTGKDRTGWATASLLLLLGVDEDDVFQDYLLTNELLLPALGEVFERFAAAGGDPELLEPVLGVRPEYLHAALATVREHFGSIEGYFGTGLGLGEDVQTALRERLITA, from the coding sequence ATGACAGTCCCGCTCACCTCCGTCCCGAACCTGCGTGACATCGGAGGCTATCGATCCGCGGAAGGTGGGCGGGTCCGCCACGGCGTTCTCTACCGCTCGACGGACCTGAGCCGGCTCACCGAGCCGGACGAGCAGGAGTTCGCGCGGCTGAGGATCGCCACGGTATACGACCTGCGGACCGTGGACGAACGCACCGCGGCCCCCGACCGGCTCCCCGCCGGCACCAGGGCGCTGGACCTGGACGTGCTCGCGGACAAGCGACTTCGGGCCATCCCGGCGCAGATGCTGGCGGTGATCGCCGACCCCTCGATCGCGGATCGCGAGCTCGGTGGCGGCCGCGCCGAGGAGTACTTCGTGGGCAGCTACCGGGATTTCGTGACTCTGCCGAGCGCGGTGTCCGCGTACCGCGCGCTGTTCGGTGATCTCGCCGCCCTGCCCGACGATGGCCCCGCGCTGGTGCACTGCACCACGGGCAAGGACCGCACCGGATGGGCGACGGCATCGTTGCTGCTTCTCCTGGGAGTCGACGAGGACGACGTCTTCCAGGACTACCTGCTCACCAACGAGCTGCTCCTGCCCGCGCTGGGTGAGGTGTTCGAGCGGTTTGCCGCCGCGGGCGGCGATCCGGAGCTGCTCGAACCCGTGCTCGGAGTCCGGCCCGAGTACCTGCATGCCGCACTGGCCACGGTTCGCGAACACTTCGGCTCCATCGAGGGGTACTTCGGCACCGGCCTGGGGCTGGGGGAGGATGTTCAGACGGCGCTGCGGGAACGCCTGATCACGGCGTGA
- the lat gene encoding L-lysine 6-transaminase, whose product MSTAIDLRGKNPGLPADRVHDVLGASILADGFDLVLDLDESRGSWLVDLRDGSRYLDMFSFFASSALGMNHPDLTEERFLAELAAVAVNKPSNSDVYSVPMAQFVETFVRVLGDPRLPHLFFVEGGGLAVENALKAAFDWKSRLEENRGHGPACGTRVLHLTEAFHGRTGYTMSLTNTEPIKTDRFPKFDWPRIPAPYLADGRDVAADERHALARAAAAFEEFPRDIACFLAEPIQGEGGDHHFRPEFLQQMQRLCHEHDALFVLDEVQTGCGLTGSTWAYRQLGLEPDIVAFGKKTQVCGIMAGGRLDEVADNVFTVSSRLNSTWGGNLTDMVRARRVLEVIERDGLVDRAARLGRHLLGGLEELAARHPEVTEPRGRGLMCAFTLPSTRRRDEVVTTLREREHVLILPTGKRAIRFRPPLTVSTGELDAALDAVSRVLRGTVQV is encoded by the coding sequence ATGAGCACCGCGATCGACCTGCGCGGGAAGAATCCCGGCCTTCCCGCCGACCGTGTCCACGACGTGCTGGGGGCGAGCATTCTGGCGGACGGATTCGACCTGGTCCTCGACCTCGACGAATCCCGGGGCAGCTGGCTGGTCGACCTGCGGGACGGCTCGCGCTACCTCGACATGTTCAGCTTCTTCGCATCCTCGGCACTGGGCATGAATCATCCCGACCTCACCGAGGAGAGGTTCCTCGCGGAGCTGGCAGCGGTCGCGGTGAACAAACCCAGCAACTCCGACGTCTACAGCGTGCCGATGGCACAGTTCGTGGAGACCTTCGTGCGAGTGCTCGGAGACCCGCGGTTGCCGCACTTGTTCTTCGTCGAGGGTGGGGGCCTGGCGGTGGAGAACGCGCTGAAGGCAGCGTTCGACTGGAAGAGCCGGCTCGAGGAGAACCGCGGCCACGGCCCTGCCTGTGGCACCCGGGTCCTCCACCTCACCGAGGCGTTCCACGGCCGGACCGGGTACACGATGTCGCTCACCAACACCGAGCCGATCAAGACCGACCGGTTCCCGAAGTTCGACTGGCCGCGTATCCCGGCCCCCTACCTCGCCGACGGCAGGGACGTGGCCGCGGACGAGCGGCACGCGCTCGCCCGAGCGGCGGCCGCGTTCGAGGAGTTTCCGCGCGACATCGCGTGTTTCCTCGCCGAACCGATCCAGGGCGAGGGAGGCGATCATCATTTCCGCCCCGAGTTCCTGCAGCAGATGCAGCGACTGTGCCACGAGCACGACGCCCTGTTCGTCCTGGACGAGGTCCAGACCGGATGCGGACTCACCGGGAGCACGTGGGCGTACCGCCAGCTGGGGCTCGAACCGGACATCGTCGCCTTCGGCAAGAAGACTCAGGTGTGCGGGATCATGGCCGGAGGGCGTCTCGACGAGGTGGCCGACAACGTCTTCACCGTCAGTTCGCGGCTGAACTCGACGTGGGGCGGCAATCTCACCGACATGGTGCGGGCGCGCCGCGTCCTCGAAGTGATCGAGCGCGACGGGCTCGTCGACCGTGCGGCTCGGCTCGGTCGGCACCTCCTCGGCGGGCTCGAGGAACTCGCCGCCCGGCATCCCGAGGTGACCGAACCGAGGGGGCGGGGCCTGATGTGCGCGTTCACCCTGCCGTCGACCCGTCGTCGCGACGAGGTGGTGACGACACTGCGCGAACGTGAGCATGTGCTCATCCTCCCGACCGGCAAGCGCGCCATACGGTTCCGGCCACCGCTCACGGTGTCGACCGGCGAACTCGACGCGGCGCTCGATGCGGTGTCCAGGGTGTTGCGCGGTACCGTGCAGGTATGA